CTAGTTTCGCGTGGGACGCCTTCCTGTTCAAAAGTAAGGTGGTGCTAGATCCAATATCAGACCCTAGAATGTATGACCTCATTCGAAGGAATTTAAGAGGAGGCTTCACCTCAGTTGTAAAGCAATTGTCTACCGCCGAGAACCATTACACCGGGGCGGGGTCTAGCGAGGATGGAACCCACATCCTCTATCTAGACTTCAATTCACTCTATGCTACGTGCATGAGTGAAAAGCTCCCCACTGGCGGTTTCCGTTGCCTAACTGACGCCGAACGCGATGAAATGCTATTGCAGGGTTTGAGAAATATTGACTGCGATCAAGAGCGCGGTTATTGGATTTTGTGCGACACTAAACAAGTTTCCCCCGACGTAGCTAGATACACTGACGACCTGCCATTAATTTTAGCACACGCCGACATCGTGACGGAACAACTGTCAGAATACAGTAAGTCGATCCTAGTTGCAGAAAATCGCAAGCTGCCGCGCAATAATCGAAAACTCATTGCCACCCACGAAGCACAACGCGACTATTTAATTAGTCTAGATTTCCTTCAGCTTTTAATGCGACTAGGGGTGGAAGTTTCGCGCGTGCACACTATCTTTGAATTTGAGCAGAGGGCACACCTCAAGTCCTTCGTAGATAGTAATATTCGCGAGCGCACAAACTCGACCTGTGCAATTAAGTCTAAGGCATTTAAACTTGTAAATAACGCTATATATGGCAAATCTTTAACGAATTTGGAGCGTTATGCCAATAAATACTATTTAACCACAACTCGCAAACAGTTCCTCAAACACGCTCGCAGCCCGTTTTTCAAACGAGCGACTTTGCTGAGTGAGGACCGTGTCCTTTGCACAACCCGCAAAGATTCGCTCACTATTGATACGCCCACATATCTAGGCTTTCAAATTCTTCAAATAGCTAAAAGGCGGCTATATTCCTTTTGGTACGACACGGTCAAAGCAAAATATGGTGACAAGGCAAAACTGCTCTACACCGACACTGACTCGTACATTATTCAGCTTACTTGCAGAGATGCTTTTGAAGAGCTTAATAAGGCCCCGCTCATACGCCACATTGATTTTAGCAATTTCCCCGAAGATCATTCTCTATATTCAATCGCGCGAAAAGGCAAACTGGGTCTTTTAAAGTCTGAAGTAGGGTCTAAAATTATAACCCAGCTCGTTGCCCTTAAGCCCAAAATGTACTCGCTAGTGACGCTGGATAAACAGCACATTTGCAGATGCAAGGGGATCACACGACGTCAGCAAGCTGGGCTAGAACACTCATCTTTCATAGACGCCCTTGAAACAAACACAAGTCGGAGGTTTGTGACTAGGACTATTAGAAATGTTGGCGGGCAAATGTGCACATGCGTTACTGTCAAGAGAGGCTTATCCGCGTTTGATGATAAGCGATACGTAATAAGCCCCACTGTTTCACTCGCTTATGGTCACCCCGATATTCCACACGATCCAGAGGATGAGGAGGCAGTCATTAGTGACTTAGAGATGGATGTGGACGCGCAGGaaaatgtggaacaaaatatACGCCCTGCAGGACGGCGTCATTACCCAATTTTCAATATGTGGGCCAAGAGAGATTCATTGGCCCAAAACCTATTCCCAAACTTGCTGTGAAATATGCTCGCTCCtctgcatttaaaaaaaaaaaaaaaactgtttgcaTTCTCACATTAGTgcgtgttattgtttttattgttgttattattttatAATGTTATAAgggatgttattgttattaatattaatattaatattattattatgcctATAGATTTAAGcttgtaaatatgtatatattatgtttttgtttcaataaacaaacaaaaaaaagtaCGTATTTTTAATGTTTTCTTTGTCACGCCCTAAgcttgtatatctatctatctatctatataaatatatatatatatatatatatatatatatatatatatatatatatatatatatatatatatatatatatatatatatatatatatatattatgtttctataaaagaaagaaatgcatgtttttttttatatcccccatatatatatatatatatatatatatatatatatatatatatatatatatatatatatatatatatatatatatatatatatatatatatatatatatatatatatatatatatatataacattccaCAGTGTGCATATTAAACAGTAGAGACTCAGCCCCCAACATGGAAAGACCTGATGAGATAATATCTCAAGCCCATCTTAACATCTTCAGGGAACCATGTCGGATGATAATAGCGGGTTATTCAAATGCAGGGAAATCATTTTTATGCAACAAACTCGTGCACAAGTACCATGAAACATTCGCTCGAATAATTATATGTGGTGGGGGATATCCCGAGTTGATGAACAATCCACGAATTAATAGAAAAATTGTTGCTCATTCGAGCATTATTGATCCTTTGGATGAGCAAATGGGTAATTCCCCAATGCTGATAATAATCGACGATCTCTTTACTGAAAGCGCAAATTCAAAaattgtttctgatattttcatcAGGGGGCGTCATCATAACATCTCTGCCATATTGATCacgcaaaatatatttttccctgGAAAATATTCTAGGAACATAAGCCTAAACGCCTCGCATTTCTTATTAGTCAAATCAAGAGATCTTTCTCAAATTGAGACTTTGGGACGtcaaatatttgggaaacaggattcaaagaaatttctagaaatatataaaaaggtCATAGCCAAACCCTATGGTTATTTATTTGTAGATCTCGGGTCAAGCACACCCGCCAGCATAACTTTGCGCGGGAATATTGTGGAAGAGAAACCATTTGAAATAGTTtatcaatggtgagcaagaaacagCAAATACTCGATCGAGTTTATAATGATCCTACTTCCACTGGGGGATTTGGAGGCGTGCAGAGATTATATAAAGCAGCTAAATTACTTAATTCTGACATAACACTGGCCGATGTGAAAGATTACTTAAAATCCTCAGACGCATATAcgctgcattatttacaacctaaAAAATTCGCGCGTCGACGAGTTTTGAGTCCTAAACCACGGGTTTATGTGTCTGTTGATCTAGCAGAAATGGGGAAGTTGGCAGGGATGAATAATGGCATCAAATATCTGCTCGTTTGTGTGGACATATACTCCAGGTTTGCTCAAGTAGTGCCGCTAACTAGTAAAGACGCGAACATTGTGTGTAGGGCACTAAAATCTATACTAGAGACACCTCACTCGCGCGGGGTGCGGAAAATTAATTCAGATCGAGGGGGCGAATTTTACAACGCGCGTGTGAAAAAGATGTTGGCCTGTAAGAAAATTGTGCTGTATAGTGTATTTTCACAGGAAACAAAAGCATCCATAGCCGAAAGATTCATACGCACTTTGAAAACTAAGCTTTACAAGTATATGACTTCGCACAACACATTGAAATATATAGGGGTGCTGCCTGACGTTGTAAAAACATATAATGTCTCGCCACACCGAGGGTTGGGGggcagaacccccagagaggcgcATGCTTTAACAAAACCAAGAGAGATTGTTAATCTATTTAACTTAATGTATAAAAACCCAGGCAAAACATCGCGGGGCATCATTCCACAGCTGAAGGTTGGCGAAACAGTACGCATTACTTTATCTGATCGCGTTTCGAAATTTAAAAAAGGTTTCAAACAGCAGAATACGCGAGAAATCTTCACAATCGCGCGAGTGGACAATAGCCAGAGGGTCCCTTTATACTATTTGAAAGATTTGAACGGTGGCAATATTGACGGAGGGTTTTATAGACAGGAACTAACCCTCACCCATTTGCCCGCCGCCTtcaatattgaaaaggttttgaGCAAGAGAGAAGTCGACGGTCAGTTGCAATATAAAGTCAGATACGAGGGTTATGATCAATCATTCGACCAATGGGTCGACGCCGATGACGTACTGAAACTATGAAGGAGCCTTTAGTTCAGAAATACTGGGATCTGATAAGACTATTAGCCGGTCTTAAGTACTCCAGCAGAAAGAAATTAATTGAAAAATTCAAAAAGCCACACATAAATTGCCTATCGGAAATATTTAAAAATCTTTTAAGAAATAAATTGCCCGTGCCTAGCGAGGTtttaaaaaaactgaaaaaatatagtTCATTAATTCGTGTTGTAGCTTGCAAGAAACCTTCCAcggcaattaaaaaaaaaatattaactagCAAACGGGGTGGTAATATCCTATCTATTCTCCTTCCCATTGCCGTTAATCTGTTGTCGCGTTTATTTACCAAATGAGAGAGTATTATTTAGTCCCGCGGAAAATAATGGACGAGCGAGTGCCGGCCACTTTGCCGACAGTGCCAGAGATATCGATGCCAACGCCCCCGCAACAGACAACTGAGAACGCCCAGCCCGAAAGATCTAATCCTACTGTAGCACATCTGataaatctgagattaaaagcgATACATCACGAATATGCAAGGGCACTTTTAAAATATTTCGACGAGAGCGGGCTTGTTAAATGGGACGTTAATGGCAATATAATGAGTCCTGTGACTGGCTTGCATATAATTAATGATATTATATATGGGATGACGGTCCACAATGCTTTATTTGCCCCTACTAAACTACCTCttgcaaaattattttttaatgtgGCTTCAATTCCTATGGATCTATTTAGAAACACTGCGGCTCGCAGACAGGTTAACGATGAGGGAATTAACAGGAGACGGGGCATGGCTGTTTCGACCTCTGACCTCCCTCCTAAGCGGATCAAGGTCGGTGGTCGCGGGGATCGGGTCGCCCCCTCGTGGTTGGcttattaaaaacaaattacgGCGATTTGAGCATTTATTCATTGCCCACCTGTGACCCGGTACTGATGCCAGAATGGACACTCACATTATATACGCGACCAACGTTGCCAATGCAGATTTGTATCCTGATAACATTCCCAGCTCTTTTTCAAATCGCTTGTATAAGGAATTAAATTTGAATCCCAAGCGCGCCTATGAAATGTGTTTACAGAAATTATTGCTCCCCACATCTCATTACGTGATTATGAAAGACGATCTAGAGAGTTATGTGAGGGTTGGTTTAATATGCACCAATGTACAAATGACGGGCTTTAAACACACCTATTCGAAGTTTTTACTGAAAAACAACATTTTGGCAGGAAGCATAAAGGAAATTAATAATGCAATTAACAATGAAATAGCCAATATATTGTCAAGCAAGGAATTGAGTTTTATAGATAAAGCTTATAAAAAGCTGTATCCAAAATATGGAACAACGTATATAAAATACGATTCAAGCCATAATCGCAATAAATTTAGTGCCGTATACAGCGACGCCATAATGTCGCAGTTCCAAAGACCAGGTGAAGAGATATATAATATGGTTTGCCGAATTTCGCTATCGTTCGGGCGTGCGATCGGGAAGGTAATAGGCACCGAGACAGGTGAGGATTATGTCATATATTTAATCAGGGGTATAAAATATGagacaggcaaggaaactgatttaTGTGTCTACCCACCACAGCCGAGAGGAATGATGGATAATTTGTGTATTTATTGCGACAAAATTATGCCTACGAGTTATGGTGATCAGTTAGTCAATATACTGGACGTTGTCTCTTTAAATGGGAGTGACGGTGGTAATAAGAAGTTATATAAACCTCTGAACACTTCAATTGTCGACAGTGTGAGCATTACAATGACCGATCAAGAAGGCAATCCTGTTTATTTCGATGCGCGAGGCTGCACGATTGCAGTTTTGCATATAAGGCCGACTTTGGGGGTTATATAATTGAGCGTTGAAGCCTATaatcttcattaccttgcatCTAGTTGCAAAATGCGCGTCGATTTTACCCCGCCGTCGGTGGAGGAGTTATTAATACTCCTAACGCCCCCCGTTTCCGGGAGAGGGGGCGGTTTAGGGGACGTCCGCATTTTTAACAGTACTAGGCGTCATGTGCGAGGGGGTGGGATTTTTAGTTTCATAACTGGACTGGCGAAGCGAGCGGCACCATTCTTGATGAGAACCTTGGCCCCTGCTGCATTGAGTATGGGCCAGGATGTCGTGCAAGACATAAACAGTGGCGAACGCACATTGAAACAGTCGCTCAAACACAGAGGCCTAGAAACATTAAAACATGTTGGGAAGCAAATTGCGGGTGGGCGGgtcgttaagaaaaaaaaaaaaaggaacagaaggattaagacaaaaaacaaaaaacaaaaacaaagcaaAACAAGAAATTTGTTCAGGAAAATCGACGGAGGGAAATATAATGACGTGTTTGCTTAAAAATTGAATCACTCTCGAAACAACTATTGACAAGATAGCATGGCGGGGCTACAAGTACCACTGGGGAATTATGCCGCTGCGATAACTGACGCCTTTCCCAAGCCGTTCTCCGCTAGGATGGTAGAGGCCACTATAGCCTCGCGTCAAACTATTGATGTTTTGCCAGTAAATACTGGGGGCAATAAATTTAGAGATGCGTATCTTGAATTTAACATTAAAGGCGTGAATGGCCACTTTCTAGATATGTCGTCATTGGCTTTGGAACTATCGCTAGCAGTAACGGGCGAAGATGGAGCTAGTGCGATAGGGGATACAGAAAATGTAACAATTAGTAATGGTCTATCACAGACTTTATTCAAATCTATAGTAGTGTATTTCAATGAGACTGTGGTCGAAACTAACTCTCTATTCTCATACTGGAGTTATATAAAGCTGCTGACTACTATTTCGGGGTGCGAAGCTGAGAGATATCGGAAACTAGCGCATTTCTTTAAAGGTAATGACCCCAGCAGATTTTCCAACGACTATTTTGCTGCAATGACTGAGGAAAAGGAGCAGCAAATGACTGAGATGAAAACTATGGGTGTGCACACATGCTTTAAATTATTGGCGGATGTTACTACAATTAGCGAATACGTTCTGGATAATGTGGATGTGCGCATTCGCCTAGAACTGAACCCGGATAAATGGATTATTCATAGCGAAAGGGATAATGCAAACTTTAAATACCATATTAAGATGGCGAGGTTGTGGATAGATCGCATAATGCCATACCCGGCCGGCTTAACTGCCATTAATAAGGCATTGATACAAAATAACACCCCGATAACATATACGTTTAACAAAACCCTATTAAAGACTCATATACTGGGCACAGGACAGCGGACAATTACAATGGATCAGCCCTGGGGAACTGTAGTTCCCGAGCGTTTATACATGATTATCGTAGATATGGAGGCAATGTCAGGAGGCTATACCCAGAACCCATTATATTTTGAGAATTGTCAGCTCACGAGTGTATTTATAACTCTGAATAGCACTACTTTATTTAATATTGCTTGCGCTTTTCCACACAACTGCGCAAAATTATATTATACGACGCTACAAGCTTTAGGTTTCGATAATGCCCACACGCTATCCTATGGCGCATTTGTTAACGGTGGCACTATACTGGCTTTCAATTTACAGCCCGAAACTATAAAGGACGCAATGCCCCTGGAAGTGTCTGGTAACCTGAGAATTAGTCTAGAATTTAAAATGCCTGTGGTGGGAAATAAAGTCATTTTGCTTTATGGCGGCACCACTGGCATCCTGAAAATTAATGCGGAACGTAGAATAGTTTGTGATACGAGAGCGTAAAAAAAGCTATGAATTGTCTTGAAATTAACGAAGCGCTGAATGGGGTGTTGGGTCGGGAGGTGCAATATCTGGGATGTTATCTCGCCAATGATgcaagaaaaattttgaaaaagatcTATAACCATCCTGTGGTATTTATAATTAATACACTAGATGCAGAATCTGCAGATACAATGGGTCATTGGGTTACATTTTTTATAGCCAAAGCAATGACTAAG
The nucleotide sequence above comes from Procambarus clarkii isolate CNS0578487 chromosome 71, FALCON_Pclarkii_2.0, whole genome shotgun sequence. Encoded proteins:
- the LOC138356311 gene encoding uncharacterized protein; protein product: MRSHSENIPADYDFCHSCLIALPPHQMLEHESTCEVKQTLHFPPPEKKIEFKHFGRAYGPSHTCYYDFECALQKDRPQGIIEARHRAIAYAYIIIDRRYNIVEKDFYLGPNSATHFVNKLSSSWARITREQPYYHLHMSNEQMESYKSQTMCEICDEPFGPKIVKNRHHDHSLSEHNYLAALCSRCNLQCKDGYKYLHAFSHNAAYDLGVLLNELGNVPKRNVDIMSKDGYKFMKVDIDFLRFMDSLALLNGSLAKLAKEHIDSGKPTTFTLAMLDKVPAEAHNLLLTGKQSFCYDYVSNWDVLNEPQLPPRDAFFNTLTQEELPEKEYKQALEVFKLAKCRNIGEYLVLYLKVDTGILADIFTVWRRTMLDLYRLDIAYYLSLSSFAWDAFLFKSKVVLDPISDPRMYDLIRRNLRGGFTSVVKQLSTAENHYTGAGSSEDGTHILYLDFNSLYATCMSEKLPTGGFRCLTDAERDEMLLQGLRNIDCDQERGYWILCDTKQVSPDVARYTDDLPLILAHADIVTEQLSEYSKSILVAENRKLPRNNRKLIATHEAQRDYLISLDFLQLLMRLGVEVSRVHTIFEFEQRAHLKSFVDSNIRERTNSTCAIKSKAFKLVNNAIYGKSLTNLERYANKYYLTTTRKQFLKHARSPFFKRATLLSEDRVLCTTRKDSLTIDTPTYLGFQILQIAKRRLYSFWYDTVKAKYGDKAKLLYTDTDSYIIQLTCRDAFEELNKAPLIRHIDFSNFPEDHSLYSIARKGKLGLLKSEVGSKIITQLVALKPKMYSLVTLDKQHICRCKGITRRQQAGLEHSSFIDALETNTSRRFVTRTIRNVGGQMCTCVTVKRGLSAFDDKRYVISPTVSLAYGHPDIPHDPEDEEAVISDLEMDVDAQENVEQNIRPAGRRHYPIFNMWAKRDSLAQNLFPNLL
- the LOC123762486 gene encoding uncharacterized protein, with amino-acid sequence MVSKKQQILDRVYNDPTSTGGFGGVQRLYKAAKLLNSDITLADVKDYLKSSDAYTLHYLQPKKFARRRVLSPKPRVYVSVDLAEMGKLAGMNNGIKYLLVCVDIYSRFAQVVPLTSKDANIVCRALKSILETPHSRGVRKINSDRGGEFYNARVKKMLACKKIVLYSVFSQETKASIAERFIRTLKTKLYKYMTSHNTLKYIGVLPDVVKTYNVSPHRGLGGRTPREAHALTKPREIVNLFNLMYKNPGKTSRGIIPQLKVGETVRITLSDRVSKFKKGFKQQNTREIFTIARVDNSQRVPLYYLKDLNGGNIDGGFYRQELTLTHLPAAFNIEKVLSKREVDGQLQYKVRYEGYDQSFDQWVDADDVLKL